A genome region from Nitrospira sp. includes the following:
- a CDS encoding cyclase family protein, protein MAPNQQANPPVMRVLVAGWWVLVMVLSGWSDAQAAQRFVDMTYPFDETTQVWPANPPFHRESTARGGTPTEKWYATGQVALSEHAGTHMDAPVHFAEGQAGIDGIPVDRLVGPAVVIDVRAAVKGDRDYRVSLSDIHRWESAHQPIPAGAIVMLLTGWGAYWTDRERYFGSATPELPTTLHFPGFSQEVAEFLVSERHISGIGIDTASIDYGPSQDFVVHRIVNGAGLYGLENVARLDEVPASGATIMALPMKIAGGTGAPVRIIAILP, encoded by the coding sequence ATGGCGCCGAACCAACAAGCTAATCCGCCGGTGATGCGAGTTCTGGTAGCGGGCTGGTGGGTCCTGGTGATGGTGTTGAGCGGTTGGAGTGACGCCCAGGCTGCCCAACGGTTCGTGGATATGACCTACCCCTTCGATGAGACCACTCAGGTCTGGCCTGCCAATCCTCCCTTTCATCGTGAGTCGACAGCACGGGGAGGGACGCCCACCGAAAAATGGTACGCCACAGGGCAGGTGGCGTTGTCCGAACATGCCGGAACACACATGGATGCGCCCGTTCATTTTGCGGAGGGGCAAGCGGGGATCGACGGTATTCCGGTCGACCGATTGGTCGGCCCTGCCGTGGTCATCGACGTACGCGCTGCGGTGAAGGGCGATCGCGACTATCGTGTCTCCCTGTCGGATATTCATCGCTGGGAGTCTGCGCACCAGCCGATTCCAGCGGGGGCAATCGTGATGCTATTGACCGGCTGGGGGGCGTACTGGACGGATCGTGAACGGTATTTCGGTAGCGCGACGCCGGAGCTGCCGACGACGTTGCATTTTCCTGGCTTCTCGCAAGAAGTCGCGGAGTTTCTCGTGTCGGAACGGCACATCTCCGGAATTGGAATCGATACAGCCAGCATCGATTATGGGCCTTCCCAGGATTTTGTCGTGCACCGGATTGTGAACGGAGCCGGTCTCTATGGACTCGAGAATGTGGCGCGGCTGGACGAGGTGCCTGCGTCGGGGGCCACGATCATGGCTCTCCCGATGAAAATTGCGGGTGGGACGGGGGCACCGGTTCGAATCATTGCGATTCTGCCTTAG
- a CDS encoding DsbA family protein → MNKCRLYSDFNCPFCYAMHERLHVLGVMDRIAWQGVQHAPHLPIPMAGWAGHLGAELNQEVQMVRRLAPGLPIVVPLGKPNTGRAIAASARALRADPLRGGAFVRSLYRAFWLDGQDLSDDAVLQREAERQGLASSQIVGAQAGTVDAILRAWNTQWAEADHQGVPLLQRTDVTLLVGLMPVDVIERFLS, encoded by the coding sequence ATGAACAAATGCCGGCTCTACAGCGATTTTAACTGCCCCTTTTGTTACGCGATGCACGAGCGTCTCCATGTATTGGGCGTCATGGATCGAATTGCCTGGCAGGGAGTTCAGCATGCGCCGCATCTGCCGATCCCAATGGCTGGTTGGGCAGGGCATCTTGGCGCTGAATTGAACCAGGAGGTGCAGATGGTCCGTCGGCTGGCGCCCGGGTTGCCGATCGTGGTGCCGCTGGGGAAACCCAATACGGGGCGGGCGATTGCTGCGTCCGCGCGTGCGCTTCGTGCCGACCCGCTTCGGGGAGGGGCGTTTGTACGTTCGTTGTATCGCGCGTTCTGGCTGGACGGACAGGATCTCTCCGATGATGCGGTGTTGCAGCGGGAGGCCGAACGTCAGGGATTGGCCTCCTCGCAGATCGTCGGCGCACAGGCCGGCACCGTCGATGCGATCTTGCGGGCCTGGAATACACAGTGGGCTGAAGCGGATCATCAAGGCGTGCCGCTTCTTCAACGCACTGACGTAACCCTGCTCGTCGGACTGATGCCGGTGGACGTTATCGAACGATTTCTCTCCTGA
- a CDS encoding HD domain-containing phosphohydrolase, whose protein sequence is MALPRPTDESPKFDKADILTLRPEHLRLGMYVDLNCSWFKHPFPRRSFKLTSQSQIATIRGLGLATVLVYPQDSDAETETVTDECPQEPSPAETEGSVTTTDEAADHETPLPESEPPSHGDYHQAVELASEAYRQMLSRSSQMMKDLGGGSQEGLRSAQLMIGGLSTLLTNTEAAGTIASAFDPEDIGDANVLHALNVATLSMMVAQHFDIDQEALQLIGMAGLLLDVGEQRIPRHILAARGRRSEVENVKYQMHPYHSVELLRHFTGFPEEVLDVIRSHHERLDGSGYPEKLKGDQISLPTRIVSAVDHYDTLVNSLHPEEALSPAEALATMYRYQKQLFSSEVVVAMIHTLGIYPPGTVVVLSDGSFGVVLNINFKHRLKPLVLLYDRDASPEQPHIVDLREQADLSILQAVPRDQLPQPVLRYFRIKRWTGYVIQSTIQST, encoded by the coding sequence ATGGCCTTACCTCGCCCAACTGACGAGTCACCCAAATTCGACAAGGCCGACATCCTCACCCTCCGCCCGGAACACCTCCGGCTGGGGATGTATGTCGACCTCAACTGTTCCTGGTTTAAGCACCCCTTCCCGCGACGCTCCTTTAAACTCACCTCCCAGAGCCAAATTGCCACTATCCGAGGTCTCGGCTTAGCCACTGTGCTGGTCTATCCACAGGACTCGGATGCAGAGACTGAGACGGTCACCGATGAGTGTCCCCAGGAGCCTTCTCCGGCCGAGACGGAAGGTTCAGTCACGACGACGGACGAGGCAGCCGACCACGAGACTCCTCTACCCGAGAGCGAACCGCCATCCCACGGAGACTACCACCAGGCAGTGGAATTGGCTTCCGAAGCCTATCGGCAGATGCTGAGCCGCAGTTCGCAGATGATGAAGGACCTTGGGGGAGGATCGCAGGAGGGATTACGCTCGGCACAGCTCATGATCGGCGGGCTCAGTACCCTGCTCACCAATACGGAAGCCGCCGGCACTATCGCCAGCGCCTTTGACCCGGAAGATATCGGCGATGCAAACGTCCTCCATGCCCTGAATGTCGCGACACTGTCCATGATGGTGGCGCAACATTTCGATATCGACCAGGAGGCACTCCAGCTGATTGGAATGGCAGGACTCTTGCTCGACGTTGGAGAACAGCGTATCCCACGCCACATCTTGGCAGCTCGGGGGCGTCGGTCCGAGGTGGAAAACGTCAAATACCAGATGCATCCGTACCATAGCGTGGAACTACTTCGACACTTCACCGGATTTCCCGAAGAAGTGCTGGACGTCATTCGTAGTCACCACGAGCGATTGGATGGATCCGGCTACCCAGAAAAGCTCAAAGGAGATCAAATCTCGCTGCCGACGAGAATCGTCAGCGCCGTGGACCATTACGACACCCTCGTCAATAGCCTTCATCCCGAAGAAGCACTGTCGCCCGCCGAAGCCCTCGCGACGATGTACAGATATCAAAAGCAACTCTTCTCCTCGGAAGTCGTGGTGGCCATGATTCATACGCTCGGTATCTATCCGCCCGGCACGGTGGTGGTGTTGTCCGACGGCTCCTTCGGCGTGGTGCTCAACATCAACTTCAAACACCGGCTCAAGCCCCTCGTGCTGCTGTACGACCGGGACGCCTCGCCTGAACAGCCTCATATCGTCGACCTTCG